One genomic region from Xyrauchen texanus isolate HMW12.3.18 chromosome 4, RBS_HiC_50CHRs, whole genome shotgun sequence encodes:
- the thy1 gene encoding thy-1 membrane glycoprotein: protein MMCYTIYTATLCLLGFAAAQSILQISSCLTKEQNLRLLCRFTPNPDTKLLNCYYKTEGKLVGSTNSSHEPDSSFKNRATVAIVSDVCQLNLTGFSNDKPQNFTCIIKQTAPEVSKSATVEKSKLSTCSAWCAMQHSAVALLLAFLTFPLMSELL from the exons ATGATGTGCTATACTATCTATACTGCCACACTTTGTCTGTTGG GCTTTGCTGCTGCCCAGTCTATACTTCAGATTTCATCCTGCCTGACTAAAGAGCAAAACCTTCGGCTGTTGTGCAGGTTTACTCCAAATCCAGACACAAAGCTTCTGAATTGCTACTATAAGACGGAGGGTAAATTGGTCGGTTCCACCAATAGCAGCCATGAACCAGACAGCTCTTTCAAGAACCGTGCCACTGTCGCTATTGTCAGTGATGTGTGTCAGCTGAATCTGACTGGTTTCTCGAATGACAAACCCCAAAACTTCACCTGCATCATCAAACAGACTGCCCCAGAAGTGTCTAAATCTGCTACTGTGGAAAAGA gcaAGTTATCGACCTGTTCAGCCTGGTGTGCTATGCAGCACAGTGCAGTAGCACTCCTGCTAGCTTTCCTCACCTTCCCACTGATGTCAGAGCTTCTGTGA